In a genomic window of Streptomyces sp. BHT-5-2:
- a CDS encoding RNA-binding S4 domain-containing protein, with translation MASDEGTTTTRVDSWIWSVRLTKTRSMAASACRAGHVRVNGERVKPAHGVRPGDEVRLRQAGRERIVVVTRLVRKRVGAPVAAECYVDNSPPAPPREEIAVIAVRDRGAGRPTKRDRRELDQLRSRFGTGPTPDRES, from the coding sequence ATGGCTTCAGACGAGGGGACGACCACCACCCGGGTCGACAGCTGGATCTGGTCGGTGCGGCTCACCAAGACGCGCTCGATGGCCGCGTCGGCCTGCCGCGCCGGCCATGTGCGCGTCAACGGCGAGCGGGTGAAGCCCGCCCACGGTGTACGGCCCGGTGACGAGGTGCGGCTGCGGCAGGCCGGCCGGGAGCGCATCGTGGTGGTGACCCGGTTGGTGCGCAAGCGGGTGGGTGCCCCGGTCGCCGCCGAGTGCTACGTCGACAACAGCCCGCCGGCGCCGCCGCGCGAGGAGATCGCGGTGATCGCCGTGCGGGACCGCGGCGCGGGGCGGCCCACCAAGCGCGACCGCCGCGAACTGGACCAGCTGCGCAGCCGGTTCGGCACCGGCCCGACCCCCGACCGGGAGTCCTGA
- a CDS encoding glycerophosphodiester phosphodiesterase, with product MTPAIPLRHPYLDHPGPLPFAHRGGAADGLENTAAAFRRAVDLGYRYLETDVHATSDGALVAFHDATLDRVTDSGGAIADLPWRAVRRARVAGREPLPLFEELLEEFPDARWNVDLKAEGALEPLLALLRRTGAWDRVCVGSFSEARVARAQRLAGGRMASSLGIRGVAGLRLRSYGRGALPLDRLLGAAVRRSAVCVQVPERQSGIRVVDPLFLRAAHTLGLQVHVWTINDADRMRALLDLGVDGIMTDRVETLRTVLTDRGCWA from the coding sequence GTGACCCCTGCGATACCCCTGCGCCATCCCTATCTCGACCACCCCGGCCCGCTGCCCTTCGCCCACCGCGGCGGGGCCGCGGACGGCCTGGAGAACACCGCCGCCGCCTTCCGCCGTGCGGTGGACCTCGGCTACCGCTATCTGGAGACCGACGTCCATGCCACCTCGGACGGCGCCCTGGTCGCGTTCCACGACGCGACGCTGGACCGCGTCACGGATTCCGGCGGCGCCATCGCGGACCTCCCCTGGCGGGCGGTCCGCCGGGCCCGGGTCGCCGGCCGGGAGCCGTTGCCGCTGTTCGAGGAGCTGCTGGAGGAGTTCCCCGACGCACGGTGGAACGTCGACCTGAAGGCCGAGGGTGCGCTGGAGCCGCTGCTGGCCCTGCTGCGCCGCACCGGCGCCTGGGACCGGGTGTGCGTCGGCTCGTTCTCCGAGGCGCGGGTGGCCCGGGCGCAGCGGCTGGCCGGCGGCCGGATGGCCAGCTCGCTGGGCATCCGCGGGGTGGCCGGGCTGCGGCTGCGCTCCTACGGGCGCGGGGCGCTGCCGCTGGACCGGCTCCTGGGTGCGGCGGTGCGGCGCAGCGCGGTCTGCGTCCAGGTCCCCGAGCGGCAGTCCGGGATCCGCGTCGTCGATCCCCTCTTCCTGCGCGCCGCGCACACGCTGGGCCTACAGGTCCACGTCTGGACGATCAACGACGCCGACCGGATGCGGGCCCTGCTGGACCTGGGCGTCGACGGCATCATGACCGACCGCGTCGAAACACTGCGCACGGTACTGACCGACCGGGGCTGCTGGGCCTAG
- a CDS encoding PLP-dependent aminotransferase family protein → MAQWTSAVGAPQLARLLRSQDPRAAELTANGRKLPAYRSLADGVRRLVLEGRVPVAARLPAERELAAAFGVSRTTVAAAYEALRAEGFLESRRGSGSWTAVPAGSPLPTRGLEPLPPEAAGSMIDLGCAALPAPEPWLTRAVQGAMADLPLYAHTHGDYPAGLPVLRQALADRYTARGIPTMPEQIMVTTGAMGAVAAICRLCTGPGERVAVDSPSYANILQLMRDAGARLVPVALGERLAGWDIPVWRQVMRDAAPRMAYVVADFHNPTGSLATEDQRRRLVDAARSAGTLLVVDETMTEIVLDPEAEPPRPVCAFDPAGSAVITVGSASKAFWAGMRIGWVRAAPDLIRSLVAARAYSDLGSPVLEQLAIASLLESGGWEEAVGIRRQQARENRDAIVEALHRHLPDWEFSVPRGGLTLWARTGGLSGSRIAEAGERLGVRVPSGPRFGVDGAFEGFVRLPFTVSGAVAEEAAVRLARAARLVATGAPVESEPPQALVA, encoded by the coding sequence ATGGCGCAGTGGACTTCCGCGGTAGGGGCGCCGCAACTCGCCCGGCTGCTCCGGTCGCAGGACCCGCGGGCCGCCGAACTCACCGCGAACGGGCGGAAGTTGCCCGCCTATCGCAGCCTGGCCGACGGCGTCCGCCGGCTCGTCCTCGAAGGCCGGGTGCCGGTCGCCGCCCGGCTCCCCGCCGAGCGCGAACTGGCCGCCGCGTTCGGCGTCAGCCGCACCACCGTCGCCGCCGCCTACGAGGCGCTGCGCGCCGAGGGCTTCCTGGAGTCCCGGCGCGGCTCGGGCAGTTGGACCGCCGTCCCGGCGGGCAGTCCGCTGCCCACCCGCGGCCTGGAACCGCTCCCGCCGGAGGCCGCGGGGTCGATGATCGACCTCGGCTGTGCCGCCCTGCCGGCCCCCGAGCCCTGGCTCACCCGGGCCGTCCAGGGCGCCATGGCCGACCTGCCGCTCTACGCCCACACCCACGGCGACTACCCGGCCGGCCTGCCCGTGCTGCGGCAGGCCCTCGCCGACCGCTACACCGCCCGCGGCATCCCCACCATGCCCGAGCAGATCATGGTCACCACCGGCGCGATGGGCGCCGTCGCCGCGATCTGCCGCCTGTGCACCGGACCCGGCGAACGGGTGGCCGTCGACTCGCCCTCCTACGCCAACATCCTCCAGCTGATGCGCGACGCCGGGGCCCGGCTCGTCCCGGTGGCCCTCGGCGAGCGGCTGGCGGGCTGGGACATCCCGGTCTGGCGCCAGGTGATGCGGGACGCCGCGCCCCGGATGGCCTATGTCGTCGCCGACTTCCACAACCCCACCGGCTCCCTCGCCACCGAGGACCAGCGCCGCCGCCTGGTGGACGCCGCGCGCTCGGCCGGCACCCTGCTCGTCGTCGACGAGACCATGACCGAGATCGTGCTCGACCCGGAGGCCGAACCGCCCCGCCCGGTCTGTGCGTTCGACCCGGCCGGCAGCGCGGTGATCACCGTCGGCTCGGCCAGCAAGGCGTTCTGGGCCGGGATGCGGATCGGCTGGGTGCGGGCCGCGCCCGACCTCATCCGCAGCCTGGTCGCCGCCCGCGCCTACTCCGACCTCGGCTCGCCCGTCCTCGAACAGCTCGCCATCGCCTCCCTCTTGGAGAGCGGCGGCTGGGAGGAGGCCGTCGGGATCCGCCGGCAGCAGGCCCGGGAGAACCGCGACGCGATCGTCGAGGCGCTCCACCGGCACCTGCCCGACTGGGAGTTCAGCGTGCCGCGCGGCGGCCTGACCCTCTGGGCCCGTACCGGCGGGCTGTCCGGTTCGCGGATCGCCGAGGCGGGGGAGCGGCTCGGGGTGCGGGTCCCCTCCGGGCCGCGGTTCGGCGTCGACGGCGCCTTCGAGGGCTTCGTCCGGCTGCCGTTCACGGTCAGCGGCGCGGTCGCCGAGGAGGCCGCGGTCCGGCTGGCCAGGGCGGCCCGGCTGGTGGCGACCGGGGCGCCGGTGGAGTCGGAGCCGCCGCAGGCGCTCGTCGCCTGA
- the lnt gene encoding apolipoprotein N-acyltransferase, which produces MSSGSDTTAAAARGTAPDGPVPSATNGDRRPGRARRLAALARREAPRTALAAVAGIALGLAFPPYGLWPLSLVAVAALSLLTRGRRARQGAWTGFAFGLPFFLVLLKWLHVVGWDAVVGLSVAEALFVVLLGAGLALTSRLPGWPLWAACLWVAQEWARDRLPFGGFPWGRLAFANTGSPFTPLAALGGAPLVTFAVALAGALLAGCAVGLWGMRRGGGPRALVRTLEAFGLAAAVTLAGLAVPVPTKADDTVRIAVVQGNVQQPGMDFLGRPMKILDNHARATEKLADDVRHHRVPKPDLVIWPENSSDLDPFQYPQAYDRIEEAVQAIGVPVLVGALVDHPTKPGYVFNEGIVWDPKTGPGASYTKQHPVPFGEYVPFREQLSKIITRFQRVPRDFYPGDHTGLLKVGPAELGDVICFEVAYDEIVHDTVRAGARALVIQTNNATYGRTGQPEQQLAMSKLRAVEHGRAVVTAATSGISAVVAPDGTVTHQIPEFTQGVVSARIPLRDETTLADRVGAAPEWLLAIVGLLSCGAAVIAGRRGRTKDEKGQQ; this is translated from the coding sequence GTGTCATCGGGTTCCGACACCACCGCCGCAGCCGCGCGCGGCACCGCGCCCGACGGCCCGGTGCCGTCCGCGACGAACGGCGACCGCCGCCCCGGCCGCGCCCGCCGGCTGGCCGCCCTGGCCCGCCGAGAGGCGCCTCGCACCGCCCTGGCGGCCGTCGCCGGCATCGCGCTGGGCCTGGCCTTCCCGCCGTACGGCCTGTGGCCGCTGTCCCTGGTCGCGGTGGCCGCGCTGTCGCTGCTGACCCGTGGCCGGCGGGCCCGCCAGGGCGCCTGGACCGGCTTCGCGTTCGGGCTGCCGTTCTTCCTCGTCCTGCTCAAGTGGCTGCACGTGGTCGGCTGGGACGCGGTGGTGGGGCTGTCCGTCGCCGAGGCGCTCTTCGTGGTGCTGCTGGGCGCGGGGCTGGCGCTCACCTCCCGGCTGCCCGGCTGGCCGCTGTGGGCCGCGTGCCTGTGGGTCGCCCAGGAATGGGCCCGGGACCGGCTGCCGTTCGGCGGCTTCCCCTGGGGGCGGCTGGCGTTCGCCAACACCGGCTCGCCGTTCACCCCGCTCGCCGCGCTCGGCGGTGCCCCGCTGGTCACCTTCGCGGTCGCGCTGGCCGGTGCGCTGCTGGCCGGCTGCGCGGTCGGCCTGTGGGGGATGCGCCGGGGCGGCGGCCCGCGCGCCCTGGTCCGGACGCTGGAGGCGTTCGGACTGGCTGCCGCGGTCACCCTGGCCGGCCTGGCCGTCCCGGTCCCCACCAAGGCCGACGACACGGTCCGGATCGCCGTGGTGCAGGGCAACGTCCAGCAGCCCGGCATGGACTTCCTGGGCCGCCCGATGAAGATCCTGGACAACCACGCCAGGGCCACCGAGAAGCTCGCCGACGACGTCCGCCACCACCGGGTGCCCAAGCCGGACCTGGTCATCTGGCCGGAGAACTCCTCCGACCTGGACCCCTTCCAGTACCCGCAGGCGTACGACCGGATCGAGGAGGCGGTGCAGGCGATCGGCGTGCCCGTCCTGGTCGGCGCGCTGGTCGACCATCCGACGAAGCCGGGCTACGTCTTCAACGAGGGCATCGTCTGGGATCCGAAGACCGGCCCGGGGGCCTCGTACACCAAGCAGCACCCGGTGCCGTTCGGCGAGTACGTGCCGTTCCGGGAACAGCTCAGCAAGATCATCACGCGGTTCCAGCGGGTGCCCCGCGACTTCTACCCCGGCGACCACACCGGCCTGCTGAAGGTCGGCCCGGCCGAGCTCGGCGACGTCATCTGCTTCGAGGTCGCCTACGACGAGATCGTCCACGACACCGTCCGCGCGGGCGCCCGGGCCCTCGTCATCCAGACCAACAACGCCACCTACGGGCGCACCGGCCAGCCCGAGCAGCAGCTGGCGATGTCCAAGTTGCGGGCCGTCGAGCACGGCCGGGCCGTGGTCACCGCGGCCACCAGCGGGATCAGTGCGGTGGTCGCCCCCGACGGGACCGTTACGCACCAGATTCCCGAATTCACCCAGGGTGTGGTCTCGGCGCGCATCCCACTGCGCGACGAAACGACGCTCGCCGACCGCGTTGGCGCGGCTCCCGAGTGGCTCCTCGCTATCGTGGGCCTCCTGTCCTGCGGGGCCGCCGTCATCGCCGGCCGGCGCGGGCGTACGAAGGACGAGAAGGGACAGCAGTGA
- a CDS encoding Ku protein has translation MKTYSATDRGSSVSFVRIHEKDGAPIRYRKVCELDGEEVPNEEVGKGYQPPGDDTVVPITDDDLSRLPMPTAKTLSILSFVDPAEIDPLQFDKAYYLGPNGAGAAKPYALLREALEHHGKVAIGRVAMRGRETLAMLRAHDGALVMHALLWPDQIRSAEGIAPEDVRTREKEMQLAETLMDALGELDPAELHDDYREAVEELVAAKLAGGTPAAPDTSAAPGAQVIDLTAALERSLRAARGGTPDEGGAGAGGGASVTPLRGRGTARGKAAAKKTAAGGTAHGKGGATKTTRTTAGGRSAGSKAAAGKTGGTKPNARTGSGGSSAAGKTATARGGTGRTAAEKQTGAKRTSKPTAS, from the coding sequence GTGAAGACCTACAGCGCAACCGACCGCGGCTCCTCGGTCTCCTTCGTCCGCATCCACGAGAAGGACGGCGCACCGATCCGGTACCGCAAGGTCTGCGAACTGGACGGCGAGGAGGTGCCGAACGAGGAGGTGGGCAAGGGGTATCAGCCGCCCGGCGACGACACCGTCGTGCCGATCACCGACGACGACCTGTCCCGGCTGCCGATGCCGACCGCCAAGACTCTGTCGATCCTCTCCTTCGTGGACCCCGCCGAGATCGATCCGCTCCAGTTCGACAAGGCGTACTACCTCGGCCCCAACGGGGCCGGCGCCGCCAAGCCGTACGCCCTGCTACGGGAGGCGCTGGAGCACCACGGGAAGGTCGCGATCGGCAGGGTGGCGATGCGGGGGCGGGAGACCCTGGCCATGCTGCGGGCGCACGACGGGGCGCTGGTGATGCACGCACTGCTGTGGCCGGACCAGATCCGCTCCGCCGAGGGGATCGCACCGGAGGACGTCCGGACCCGCGAGAAGGAGATGCAGCTGGCCGAGACCCTGATGGACGCCCTGGGCGAGCTGGATCCGGCCGAACTCCACGACGACTACCGCGAGGCGGTGGAGGAACTCGTCGCCGCCAAGCTGGCGGGCGGCACCCCGGCCGCCCCCGACACCTCCGCCGCCCCCGGCGCCCAGGTCATCGACCTGACGGCGGCGCTGGAGAGGAGCCTCCGGGCCGCCCGCGGCGGCACCCCGGACGAGGGCGGGGCGGGCGCGGGGGGCGGCGCGTCGGTCACCCCGCTCCGGGGCCGCGGCACGGCCCGCGGGAAGGCGGCGGCGAAGAAGACCGCGGCCGGCGGGACCGCGCACGGGAAGGGCGGCGCCACCAAGACCACCAGGACGACGGCGGGCGGCAGGTCCGCCGGCAGCAAGGCCGCCGCCGGGAAGACCGGCGGCACCAAGCCCAACGCCCGCACGGGGAGCGGTGGTTCGTCGGCCGCCGGGAAGACTGCGACCGCGCGCGGCGGGACCGGCCGGACCGCGGCCGAGAAGCAGACGGGGGCGAAGCGGACGTCGAAGCCCACCGCGTCGTAG
- the fxsA gene encoding FxsA family membrane protein, whose protein sequence is MTFGATPPPPGPRPPRSRVRRFAPLGVAAWMVLEIWLLTLVGGATNGLTVFLLLLAGVLAGGAVIKRAGRRAWRNLTGALQTGGAPGAPRENGSAGTGNTLPMIGGLLLMVPGLLSDVLGLLCLFPPTGRLILRRADRLLTRPGGFGAGSFGDVYQQARGDMSGWRRGHRPDGKVVQGEVIHPDDPPATRRQDPPLTR, encoded by the coding sequence ATGACGTTCGGAGCCACGCCGCCACCGCCCGGTCCCCGCCCACCCCGTTCGCGCGTCCGCCGGTTCGCGCCGTTGGGCGTCGCCGCCTGGATGGTGCTGGAGATCTGGCTGCTGACGCTGGTCGGCGGCGCCACCAACGGCCTGACGGTTTTTCTGCTGCTGCTCGCGGGGGTGCTCGCCGGCGGCGCGGTGATCAAGCGGGCCGGCCGCCGTGCCTGGCGCAACCTCACCGGCGCCCTGCAGACCGGCGGCGCCCCCGGGGCGCCCCGTGAGAACGGCTCCGCCGGCACCGGCAACACCCTGCCGATGATCGGCGGGCTGCTGCTGATGGTGCCCGGCCTGCTGTCGGACGTGCTCGGGCTGCTCTGCCTCTTCCCGCCGACCGGCCGGCTGATCCTGCGCCGCGCCGACCGGCTGCTGACCCGGCCGGGCGGCTTCGGCGCCGGTTCCTTCGGCGACGTCTACCAGCAGGCGCGCGGTGACATGAGCGGCTGGCGCCGCGGGCACCGCCCGGACGGCAAGGTCGTCCAGGGCGAGGTGATCCACCCCGACGACCCGCCGGCCACCCGACGCCAGGACCCGCCGCTCACCCGCTGA
- a CDS encoding RNA polymerase-binding protein RbpA encodes MSERALRGTRLVVTSYETDRGIDLAPRQAVEYACQNGHRFEMPFSVEAEIPPEWECKVCGAPSLLVDGDGPEEKKGKPARTHWDMLMERRTREELEEVLAERLAVLRSGTMNIAVHPRDTNRKSA; translated from the coding sequence ATGAGTGAGCGAGCTCTCCGCGGCACGCGCCTCGTGGTGACCAGCTACGAGACCGACCGCGGCATCGACCTGGCCCCGCGCCAGGCGGTGGAGTACGCATGCCAGAACGGACATCGATTCGAGATGCCGTTCTCGGTTGAGGCCGAGATTCCGCCGGAGTGGGAGTGCAAGGTGTGCGGCGCACCCTCGCTCCTGGTGGATGGGGATGGTCCTGAGGAGAAGAAGGGCAAGCCCGCGCGTACGCACTGGGACATGCTCATGGAGCGGCGGACCCGCGAGGAGCTCGAGGAGGTGCTGGCCGAGCGGCTGGCAGTCCTGCGCTCCGGCACCATGAACATCGCCGTGCATCCGCGCGACACCAACCGCAAGTCCGCCTGA
- a CDS encoding YitT family protein: MGLMVRAGLGLEPWSVLNQGIARHTGLTIGTVTIVAGALILLLWIPLRQRPGLGTISNVVILGLVMDATLDLVPPVGPLAVRIPLLAAAILLNGAATGLYITARFGPGPRDGLMTGLHVRTGRPIRLVRTCIEVTVLAVGFALGGSFGVGTVAYALAIGPLAQFFLRRFAIKGLPERPSTVVARSPEPSPERAILPE, from the coding sequence ATGGGCCTGATGGTCCGCGCCGGGCTGGGCCTGGAGCCGTGGAGCGTGCTCAACCAGGGCATAGCCCGCCATACGGGGCTGACGATCGGGACCGTCACCATCGTCGCCGGCGCGCTGATCCTGCTGCTGTGGATCCCGCTGCGGCAGCGCCCCGGCCTGGGCACGATCTCGAACGTGGTGATCCTCGGGCTCGTCATGGACGCGACGCTGGACCTCGTCCCCCCGGTGGGGCCGCTGGCCGTCCGCATCCCGCTGCTGGCCGCCGCGATCCTCCTCAACGGCGCCGCGACCGGCCTCTACATCACGGCGCGCTTCGGCCCGGGGCCGCGCGACGGCCTGATGACCGGCCTGCACGTCCGCACCGGCCGCCCGATCCGGCTGGTGCGGACCTGCATCGAGGTGACCGTGCTGGCCGTGGGCTTCGCGCTCGGCGGCTCGTTCGGGGTGGGCACCGTGGCCTACGCCCTGGCCATCGGGCCGCTGGCGCAGTTCTTCCTGCGCCGGTTCGCAATCAAGGGGCTGCCCGAGCGGCCGTCCACCGTGGTGGCCCGCTCCCCCGAGCCGTCACCGGAGCGCGCGATACTGCCGGAGTGA
- the ligD gene encoding non-homologous end-joining DNA ligase, producing MSPITVVEGRRLSLTNLDKVLYPETGTTKGEVLHYCTTTADVLLPHLHDRPVSFLRYPDGPDGQRFFTKNVPPGTPSWVKSCAVPHSRSGPARQVLLQDLASLVWAANLVVELHTPQWTCGAPGVADRLVFDLDPGEPATIVECCAAALWLRDRLAADGLAAYAKTSGSKGLHLLVAVEPTPSDRTTAYARTLAVEAGAALGGLVTHKMTRALRPGKVFIDFSQNAAAKTTATAYTLRARPAPTVSTPITWDEVADCTEPAQLTFLFDEIAGRRAHHGDLHAPLLAPEEARPVPPPEF from the coding sequence ATGTCGCCGATCACCGTCGTGGAGGGGCGGCGCCTCTCGCTGACCAACCTCGACAAGGTCCTCTATCCCGAGACCGGCACCACCAAGGGTGAGGTGCTGCACTACTGCACCACCACCGCGGACGTCCTGCTCCCGCATCTCCACGACCGCCCGGTGTCCTTCCTCCGCTACCCCGACGGGCCGGACGGTCAGCGCTTCTTCACCAAGAACGTGCCGCCCGGCACGCCCTCCTGGGTGAAGAGCTGCGCCGTCCCCCATTCGAGGTCGGGGCCGGCCCGCCAGGTGCTCCTCCAGGACCTCGCCTCCCTGGTCTGGGCCGCCAATCTCGTCGTCGAACTGCACACCCCGCAATGGACCTGCGGCGCACCGGGCGTGGCCGACCGGCTGGTCTTCGACCTGGACCCCGGCGAGCCGGCCACGATCGTGGAGTGCTGCGCGGCCGCCCTGTGGCTGCGCGACCGGCTGGCCGCCGACGGCCTCGCCGCCTACGCCAAGACCAGCGGCTCCAAGGGCCTGCACCTCCTCGTCGCGGTCGAGCCCACCCCGTCCGACCGCACCACCGCCTACGCCCGGACGCTGGCCGTGGAGGCCGGCGCCGCCCTCGGGGGCCTGGTCACGCACAAGATGACCCGGGCGCTGCGGCCCGGCAAGGTCTTCATCGACTTCTCGCAGAACGCCGCCGCCAAGACCACCGCGACCGCCTACACCCTGCGCGCCCGCCCCGCCCCGACCGTCTCCACCCCCATCACCTGGGACGAGGTCGCCGACTGCACCGAACCGGCCCAACTCACCTTCCTCTTCGACGAGATCGCCGGGCGCCGCGCACACCACGGCGATCTGCACGCCCCGCTGCTCGCTCCGGAGGAGGCCCGCCCGGTGCCGCCGCCCGAGTTTTGA
- a CDS encoding MFS transporter: MQRAVYVLAMGIFAMVTSEFVVAGLMPQMARGLDVGIPRIGYLITAYAVAMAVGGPLLTVAVLKLPQKTALAVLFGIFLAGNVLAALAPDYGVMMAARIVTGVAAQAFFGAAVSLCVRLVRPEVRGRAVAVAMNGLMLGTLLGLPLATLVGEHLGWRAAFWVITGITALAALATAAGVPRLDRADGGGNVREEAAVLRRPRLWLVFSTSTLIIGATFAAFSYLNPILTGVTGFATGTVPLLLIAYGAATVVGNTVVGRLADRHPVGVQVAGLALNALFLAGFALLARLPVPAVAMMLGVGLVGVTMNPAMATRVQRAGNAGPLVNTVHSSFITLGVIVGSSFGGLALDSYGLRAPLWLGAGLAVLGLLTLLPDLVRARRGGGGRPEEQRPRQATVPDREPRDMCAARS; this comes from the coding sequence GTGCAGCGCGCCGTGTATGTGCTGGCGATGGGGATATTCGCCATGGTGACCAGCGAATTCGTGGTGGCGGGACTGATGCCGCAGATGGCCCGGGGGCTGGATGTGGGGATCCCGCGGATCGGCTATCTCATCACCGCCTACGCGGTGGCGATGGCGGTCGGCGGGCCGCTCCTCACCGTCGCCGTCCTGAAGTTGCCTCAGAAGACCGCGCTGGCCGTGCTGTTCGGGATCTTCCTGGCCGGCAACGTGCTGGCCGCACTGGCCCCGGACTACGGCGTGATGATGGCCGCGCGGATCGTCACCGGGGTGGCCGCCCAGGCGTTCTTCGGCGCGGCCGTCTCGCTCTGCGTCCGCCTGGTCCGCCCGGAGGTCCGCGGCCGGGCCGTCGCGGTGGCCATGAACGGCCTGATGCTCGGCACCCTGCTCGGGCTGCCGCTGGCCACGCTGGTCGGCGAACACCTCGGCTGGCGTGCCGCGTTCTGGGTGATCACCGGGATCACGGCGCTCGCCGCGCTGGCCACCGCCGCCGGCGTGCCCCGGCTCGACCGCGCCGACGGCGGCGGGAACGTACGGGAGGAGGCGGCGGTCCTCCGGCGGCCGCGGCTGTGGCTGGTGTTCTCCACCAGCACCCTGATCATCGGGGCGACCTTCGCCGCCTTCAGCTACCTCAACCCCATCCTCACCGGCGTCACCGGCTTCGCCACCGGCACCGTTCCGCTGCTGCTGATCGCCTACGGCGCGGCCACCGTCGTCGGCAACACCGTCGTGGGGCGGCTCGCCGACCGGCACCCGGTCGGGGTGCAGGTCGCCGGGCTGGCCCTGAACGCCCTCTTCCTCGCCGGCTTCGCGCTGCTGGCCCGGCTGCCCGTCCCGGCGGTCGCGATGATGCTGGGCGTCGGGCTGGTCGGGGTGACGATGAACCCGGCGATGGCCACCCGGGTCCAACGCGCCGGCAATGCCGGGCCGTTGGTCAACACGGTGCACTCCTCCTTCATCACGCTCGGGGTGATCGTGGGCTCGTCGTTCGGTGGCCTGGCCCTGGACTCCTACGGACTGCGCGCGCCGCTGTGGCTGGGCGCCGGGCTGGCCGTGCTCGGGCTGCTCACCCTGCTGCCGGACCTCGTCCGCGCCAGGCGGGGCGGGGGCGGCCGCCCCGAGGAGCAGCGGCCCCGGCAGGCGACGGTGCCGGACCGCGAACCGCGCGACATGTGTGCCGCGCGGTCCTGA
- a CDS encoding polyprenol monophosphomannose synthase, producing the protein MTDGQRQYGPLGTTLVIIPTYNEAENIKPIVSRVRSAVPEAHVLIADDNSPDGTGKLADVLAAEDDKVHVLHRKGKEGLGAAYLAGFRWGIEQGHGVLVEMDADGSHQPEELPRLLTALKGADLVLGSRWVPGGRVVNWPKHREILSRGGSTYSRLMLDVPIRDVTGGFRAFRVETLQGLGLDEVASQGYCFQVDLARRAVQSGFHVVEVPITFVERELGDSKMSRDIVVEALWRITAWGIGSKVSRIRGR; encoded by the coding sequence GTGACAGACGGTCAGCGGCAGTACGGTCCGCTCGGCACCACGTTGGTGATCATTCCGACGTACAACGAGGCGGAGAACATCAAGCCGATCGTCTCGCGGGTGCGGTCCGCCGTCCCCGAGGCACACGTCCTGATCGCGGACGACAACAGTCCGGACGGCACCGGCAAACTCGCCGACGTACTGGCCGCCGAGGACGACAAGGTCCACGTCCTGCACCGCAAGGGCAAGGAAGGACTGGGCGCCGCCTACCTCGCGGGCTTCCGCTGGGGCATCGAGCAGGGTCACGGCGTGCTGGTGGAGATGGACGCCGACGGCTCCCACCAGCCCGAGGAGCTGCCCCGGCTGCTCACCGCCCTCAAGGGTGCCGACCTGGTGCTCGGCTCGCGCTGGGTGCCCGGCGGCCGGGTGGTCAACTGGCCCAAGCACCGCGAGATCCTCTCCCGGGGCGGCAGCACCTACTCCCGGCTGATGCTGGACGTCCCGATCCGCGACGTCACCGGCGGCTTCCGGGCCTTCCGGGTGGAGACGCTGCAGGGCCTGGGTCTGGACGAGGTGGCCTCCCAGGGCTACTGCTTCCAGGTCGATCTGGCCCGGCGCGCGGTCCAGTCCGGCTTCCACGTCGTCGAGGTGCCCATCACCTTCGTCGAACGGGAGCTGGGCGACAGCAAGATGAGCCGCGACATCGTCGTGGAGGCGCTCTGGCGGATCACCGCCTGGGGCATCGGTTCCAAGGTGAGCAGGATCCGCGGTCGCTGA
- a CDS encoding YchJ family protein has product MSKPRKPSKSPRQRTRQQPPAPPAVTEDAPCPCGREATYGECCAPFHRGRADAPTAERLMRSRYSAFAVGDTAYLLRSWHSTTRPAALELDPSQRWTRLEILDATGGSAFHTEGTVAFRAHYTVRGHAGSQEEHSRFAREDGRWVYVDALP; this is encoded by the coding sequence GTGTCAAAGCCCCGAAAGCCGTCGAAGTCCCCGCGGCAGCGGACCCGGCAGCAGCCGCCCGCGCCGCCCGCCGTCACCGAGGACGCGCCCTGCCCGTGCGGCCGCGAAGCGACCTACGGCGAGTGCTGCGCCCCGTTCCACCGGGGCCGTGCCGACGCGCCGACGGCCGAGCGGCTGATGCGTTCCCGCTACAGCGCCTTCGCCGTCGGCGACACCGCCTATCTGCTGCGCAGCTGGCACTCCACGACCCGCCCCGCGGCCCTCGAACTCGACCCGTCGCAGCGCTGGACCCGTCTGGAGATCCTCGACGCGACCGGCGGCAGCGCCTTCCACACCGAGGGCACGGTCGCCTTCCGTGCGCACTACACCGTGCGCGGCCACGCCGGCAGCCAGGAGGAGCACAGCCGCTTCGCCCGCGAGGACGGCCGCTGGGTCTACGTGGACGCGCTGCCCTAG